One Pongo abelii isolate AG06213 chromosome 12, NHGRI_mPonAbe1-v2.0_pri, whole genome shotgun sequence DNA segment encodes these proteins:
- the DOK1 gene encoding docking protein 1 isoform X2 yields MDGAVMEGPLFLQSQRFGTKRWRKTWAVLYPASPHGVARLEFFDHKGSSSGGGRGSSRRLDCKVIRLAECVSVAPVTVETPPEPGATAFRLDTAQRSHLLAADAPSSAAWVQTLCRNAFPVMFSFEAGRRCPSGPGTFTFQTAQGNDIFQAVETAIHRQKAQGKAGQGHDVLRADSHEGEVAEGKLPSTPGPQELLDSPPALYAEPLDSLRIAPCPSQDSLYSDPLDSTPARAGEGVQRKKPLYWDLYAHAQQQLLKAKLTDPKEDPIYDEPEGLAPVPPQSLYDLPREPKDAWWCQARVKEEGYELPYNPATDDYAVPPPRSTKPLLAPKPQGPAFPEPGTATGSGIKSHNSALYSQVQKSGASGSWDCGLSRVGTDKTGVKSEGST; encoded by the exons ATGGACGGAGCAGTGATGGAAGGGCCGCTCTTTTTGCAGAGTCAGCGCTTTGGGACCAAG AGGTGGAGGAAGACCTGGGCCGTGCTCTACCCGGCCAGTCCCCACGGCGTAGCTCGGCTCGAGTTCTTTGACCATAAGGGGTCGAGCTCTGGGGGTGGCCGAGGGAGCTCGCGCCGCCTGGACTGCAAGGTGATCCGTCTGgctgagtgtgtgagtgtggcCCCTGTCACCGTGGAGACCCCCCCTGAGCccggcgccactgcattccgccTGGACACTGCTCAGCGCTCGCACCTGCTGGCGGCCGACGCGCCGTCCAGTGCAGCCTGGGTGCAGACGCTGTGCCGAAACGCCTTTCCG GTCATGTTCTCTTTTGAGGCCGGCCGCCGCTGCCCCTCAGGCCCTGGAACCTTCACCTTCCAGACGGCACAGGGAAATGACATCTTCCAGGCAGTTGAGACTGCCATCCACCGGCAGAAGGCCCAGGGAAAGGCCGGACAGGGGCACGATGTTCTCAGAGCTGACTCCCATGAAGGGGAGGTGGCAGAGGGGAAGTTGCCTTCCACACCTGGCCCCCAAGAGCTCCTCGACAGTCCCCCAGCCCTGTATGCTGAGCCCTTAGACTCCCTGCGCATTGCTCCATGCCCTTCCCAGGATTCCCTATACTCAGACCCCTTGGACAGCACCCCTGCTCGGGCAGGAGAGGGAGTACAACGGAAGAAACCTCTCTATTGGGACTTGTATGCGCATGCGCAGCAGCAGTTGCTGAAGGCCAAGCTGACGGACCCCAAAGAGGACCCCATCTATGATGAACCTGAGGGCCTGGCCCCAGTCCCTCCCCAGAGCCTTTATGATCTGCCTCGGGAGCCCAAGGATGCATGGTGGTGCCAAGCTCGGGTGAAGGAGGAGGGCTATGAGCTCCCCTACAACCCTGCCACTGATGACTACGCTGTGCCACCCCCTCGGAGCACAAAGCCCCTCCTTGCTCCCAAGCCCCAGGGCCCAGCCTTCCCTGAACCTGGTACTGCAACTGGCAGTGGCATCAAAAGCCACAACTCAGCCCTGTACAGCCAGGTTCAGAAGAGCGGGGCCTCAGGGAGCTGGGACTGTGGGCTCTCTAGAGTAGGGACTGACAAGACTGGGGTCAAGTCAGAGGGCTCTACCTGA
- the DOK1 gene encoding docking protein 1 isoform X4 — MFSFEAGRRCPSGPGTFTFQTAQGNDIFQAVETAIHRQKAQGKAGQGHDVLRADSHEGEVAEGKLPSTPGPQELLDSPPALYAEPLDSLRIAPCPSQDSLYSDPLDSTPARAGEGVQRKKPLYWDLYAHAQQQLLKAKLTDPKEDPIYDEPEGLAPVPPQSLYDLPREPKDAWWCQARVKEEGYELPYNPATDDYAVPPPRSTKPLLAPKPQGPAFPEPGTATGSGIKSHNSALYSQVQKSGASGSWDCGLSRVGTDKTGVKSEGST, encoded by the coding sequence ATGTTCTCTTTTGAGGCCGGCCGCCGCTGCCCCTCAGGCCCTGGAACCTTCACCTTCCAGACGGCACAGGGAAATGACATCTTCCAGGCAGTTGAGACTGCCATCCACCGGCAGAAGGCCCAGGGAAAGGCCGGACAGGGGCACGATGTTCTCAGAGCTGACTCCCATGAAGGGGAGGTGGCAGAGGGGAAGTTGCCTTCCACACCTGGCCCCCAAGAGCTCCTCGACAGTCCCCCAGCCCTGTATGCTGAGCCCTTAGACTCCCTGCGCATTGCTCCATGCCCTTCCCAGGATTCCCTATACTCAGACCCCTTGGACAGCACCCCTGCTCGGGCAGGAGAGGGAGTACAACGGAAGAAACCTCTCTATTGGGACTTGTATGCGCATGCGCAGCAGCAGTTGCTGAAGGCCAAGCTGACGGACCCCAAAGAGGACCCCATCTATGATGAACCTGAGGGCCTGGCCCCAGTCCCTCCCCAGAGCCTTTATGATCTGCCTCGGGAGCCCAAGGATGCATGGTGGTGCCAAGCTCGGGTGAAGGAGGAGGGCTATGAGCTCCCCTACAACCCTGCCACTGATGACTACGCTGTGCCACCCCCTCGGAGCACAAAGCCCCTCCTTGCTCCCAAGCCCCAGGGCCCAGCCTTCCCTGAACCTGGTACTGCAACTGGCAGTGGCATCAAAAGCCACAACTCAGCCCTGTACAGCCAGGTTCAGAAGAGCGGGGCCTCAGGGAGCTGGGACTGTGGGCTCTCTAGAGTAGGGACTGACAAGACTGGGGTCAAGTCAGAGGGCTCTACCTGA
- the DOK1 gene encoding docking protein 1 isoform X3, translating into MLENSLYSPTWEGSQFWVTVQRTEAAERCGLHGSYVLRVEAERLTLLTVGAQSQILEPLLSWPYTLLRRYGRDKVMFSFEAGRRCPSGPGTFTFQTAQGNDIFQAVETAIHRQKAQGKAGQGHDVLRADSHEGEVAEGKLPSTPGPQELLDSPPALYAEPLDSLRIAPCPSQDSLYSDPLDSTPARAGEGVQRKKPLYWDLYAHAQQQLLKAKLTDPKEDPIYDEPEGLAPVPPQSLYDLPREPKDAWWCQARVKEEGYELPYNPATDDYAVPPPRSTKPLLAPKPQGPAFPEPGTATGSGIKSHNSALYSQVQKSGASGSWDCGLSRVGTDKTGVKSEGST; encoded by the exons ATGCTGGAGAACTCCTTGTACAGCCCTACCTGGGAAG GATCCCAATTCTGGGTAACGGTGCAGAGGACTGAGGCCGCCGAGCGCTGTGGCCTGCATGGCTCCTACGTGCTGAGGGTGGAGGCTGAGAGGCTGACTCTCCTGACCGTGGGGGCCCAGAGTCAGATACTGGAGCCACTCCTGTCCTGGCCCTACACTCTGTTGCGTCGCTATGGCCGGGACAAG GTCATGTTCTCTTTTGAGGCCGGCCGCCGCTGCCCCTCAGGCCCTGGAACCTTCACCTTCCAGACGGCACAGGGAAATGACATCTTCCAGGCAGTTGAGACTGCCATCCACCGGCAGAAGGCCCAGGGAAAGGCCGGACAGGGGCACGATGTTCTCAGAGCTGACTCCCATGAAGGGGAGGTGGCAGAGGGGAAGTTGCCTTCCACACCTGGCCCCCAAGAGCTCCTCGACAGTCCCCCAGCCCTGTATGCTGAGCCCTTAGACTCCCTGCGCATTGCTCCATGCCCTTCCCAGGATTCCCTATACTCAGACCCCTTGGACAGCACCCCTGCTCGGGCAGGAGAGGGAGTACAACGGAAGAAACCTCTCTATTGGGACTTGTATGCGCATGCGCAGCAGCAGTTGCTGAAGGCCAAGCTGACGGACCCCAAAGAGGACCCCATCTATGATGAACCTGAGGGCCTGGCCCCAGTCCCTCCCCAGAGCCTTTATGATCTGCCTCGGGAGCCCAAGGATGCATGGTGGTGCCAAGCTCGGGTGAAGGAGGAGGGCTATGAGCTCCCCTACAACCCTGCCACTGATGACTACGCTGTGCCACCCCCTCGGAGCACAAAGCCCCTCCTTGCTCCCAAGCCCCAGGGCCCAGCCTTCCCTGAACCTGGTACTGCAACTGGCAGTGGCATCAAAAGCCACAACTCAGCCCTGTACAGCCAGGTTCAGAAGAGCGGGGCCTCAGGGAGCTGGGACTGTGGGCTCTCTAGAGTAGGGACTGACAAGACTGGGGTCAAGTCAGAGGGCTCTACCTGA
- the DOK1 gene encoding docking protein 1 isoform X1: MDGAVMEGPLFLQSQRFGTKRWRKTWAVLYPASPHGVARLEFFDHKGSSSGGGRGSSRRLDCKVIRLAECVSVAPVTVETPPEPGATAFRLDTAQRSHLLAADAPSSAAWVQTLCRNAFPKGSWTLASTDNPPKLSALEMLENSLYSPTWEGSQFWVTVQRTEAAERCGLHGSYVLRVEAERLTLLTVGAQSQILEPLLSWPYTLLRRYGRDKVMFSFEAGRRCPSGPGTFTFQTAQGNDIFQAVETAIHRQKAQGKAGQGHDVLRADSHEGEVAEGKLPSTPGPQELLDSPPALYAEPLDSLRIAPCPSQDSLYSDPLDSTPARAGEGVQRKKPLYWDLYAHAQQQLLKAKLTDPKEDPIYDEPEGLAPVPPQSLYDLPREPKDAWWCQARVKEEGYELPYNPATDDYAVPPPRSTKPLLAPKPQGPAFPEPGTATGSGIKSHNSALYSQVQKSGASGSWDCGLSRVGTDKTGVKSEGST; encoded by the exons ATGGACGGAGCAGTGATGGAAGGGCCGCTCTTTTTGCAGAGTCAGCGCTTTGGGACCAAG AGGTGGAGGAAGACCTGGGCCGTGCTCTACCCGGCCAGTCCCCACGGCGTAGCTCGGCTCGAGTTCTTTGACCATAAGGGGTCGAGCTCTGGGGGTGGCCGAGGGAGCTCGCGCCGCCTGGACTGCAAGGTGATCCGTCTGgctgagtgtgtgagtgtggcCCCTGTCACCGTGGAGACCCCCCCTGAGCccggcgccactgcattccgccTGGACACTGCTCAGCGCTCGCACCTGCTGGCGGCCGACGCGCCGTCCAGTGCAGCCTGGGTGCAGACGCTGTGCCGAAACGCCTTTCCG AAAGGCAGTTGGACTCTGGCTTCTACTGATAACCCACCTAAGCTTTCTGCCCTGGAGATGCTGGAGAACTCCTTGTACAGCCCTACCTGGGAAG GATCCCAATTCTGGGTAACGGTGCAGAGGACTGAGGCCGCCGAGCGCTGTGGCCTGCATGGCTCCTACGTGCTGAGGGTGGAGGCTGAGAGGCTGACTCTCCTGACCGTGGGGGCCCAGAGTCAGATACTGGAGCCACTCCTGTCCTGGCCCTACACTCTGTTGCGTCGCTATGGCCGGGACAAG GTCATGTTCTCTTTTGAGGCCGGCCGCCGCTGCCCCTCAGGCCCTGGAACCTTCACCTTCCAGACGGCACAGGGAAATGACATCTTCCAGGCAGTTGAGACTGCCATCCACCGGCAGAAGGCCCAGGGAAAGGCCGGACAGGGGCACGATGTTCTCAGAGCTGACTCCCATGAAGGGGAGGTGGCAGAGGGGAAGTTGCCTTCCACACCTGGCCCCCAAGAGCTCCTCGACAGTCCCCCAGCCCTGTATGCTGAGCCCTTAGACTCCCTGCGCATTGCTCCATGCCCTTCCCAGGATTCCCTATACTCAGACCCCTTGGACAGCACCCCTGCTCGGGCAGGAGAGGGAGTACAACGGAAGAAACCTCTCTATTGGGACTTGTATGCGCATGCGCAGCAGCAGTTGCTGAAGGCCAAGCTGACGGACCCCAAAGAGGACCCCATCTATGATGAACCTGAGGGCCTGGCCCCAGTCCCTCCCCAGAGCCTTTATGATCTGCCTCGGGAGCCCAAGGATGCATGGTGGTGCCAAGCTCGGGTGAAGGAGGAGGGCTATGAGCTCCCCTACAACCCTGCCACTGATGACTACGCTGTGCCACCCCCTCGGAGCACAAAGCCCCTCCTTGCTCCCAAGCCCCAGGGCCCAGCCTTCCCTGAACCTGGTACTGCAACTGGCAGTGGCATCAAAAGCCACAACTCAGCCCTGTACAGCCAGGTTCAGAAGAGCGGGGCCTCAGGGAGCTGGGACTGTGGGCTCTCTAGAGTAGGGACTGACAAGACTGGGGTCAAGTCAGAGGGCTCTACCTGA
- the DOK1 gene encoding docking protein 1 isoform X5, which translates to MDGAVMEGPLFLQSQRFGTKRWRKTWAVLYPASPHGVARLEFFDHKGSSSGGGRGSSRRLDCKVIRLAECVSVAPVTVETPPEPGATAFRLDTAQRSHLLAADAPSSAAWVQTLCRNAFPKGSWTLASTDNPPKLSALEMLENSLYSPTWEGHVLF; encoded by the exons ATGGACGGAGCAGTGATGGAAGGGCCGCTCTTTTTGCAGAGTCAGCGCTTTGGGACCAAG AGGTGGAGGAAGACCTGGGCCGTGCTCTACCCGGCCAGTCCCCACGGCGTAGCTCGGCTCGAGTTCTTTGACCATAAGGGGTCGAGCTCTGGGGGTGGCCGAGGGAGCTCGCGCCGCCTGGACTGCAAGGTGATCCGTCTGgctgagtgtgtgagtgtggcCCCTGTCACCGTGGAGACCCCCCCTGAGCccggcgccactgcattccgccTGGACACTGCTCAGCGCTCGCACCTGCTGGCGGCCGACGCGCCGTCCAGTGCAGCCTGGGTGCAGACGCTGTGCCGAAACGCCTTTCCG AAAGGCAGTTGGACTCTGGCTTCTACTGATAACCCACCTAAGCTTTCTGCCCTGGAGATGCTGGAGAACTCCTTGTACAGCCCTACCTGGGAAG GTCATGTTCTCTTTTGA